The DNA window CCCACCGCCGCGCCGGGTCGTCGTTGAAGAAACCGGGCAACGACCCCGCGACCACACGGTCGAGCGCGAACACCACCGCCAGATCGAAGAACAACTCCACGAACGTCGCCTGCTGCATGCTGCCGCTCCGCCGCAGCAAACCCACCGCCCGACCCGCGGCCCGCCGTCGCCTCGCAACCCGGCTGCCCATTTGACCCATTCAACTGCCCGGCATGCCCGAACACACCCGATACCGCCAAGTCAACCGTGGCGGCCCGCGACTCCAGGCGACGCCTTGAGCGTGAGCATCACCCATGCACACCAGGGACCAGGCCGAGCCAGTGTGGCGGCGCGATTTGAACCCGCGGGGGGGGCGTAAACCCTCACACGCTTTCGAGGTCTGAGATGCAGCCAGCCAGGTCATCGCGCCGGGCAGCGGCGTTGTCCAGCGCGGCGACGGCCAGGCGGGACTTCATCCGCGAGTCGATGGAGTAGCCCACGATCCGGTTGGACCAGACGTCCTTGATCGCGCACAGGTAGAGCTTGCCTTCGGCGGTGTGGTGCTCGGTGATGTCGGCCAGCCACAGCTGGTTTGCCAGTGGCGCGGTGAAGTCGCGGCGCATGAGATCGTCATGCACCGGCGGGCTGACCCTGCGCCCCTTGCCGCGACGCTTCTTGCCGAACGCGCTGCACCAACCGTTCCCGGAGCAGATCCGCCACGCGGTTCGATCGGCCATCGGCTGTCCAGCGGCGCGGGCCTCGTCGACCAGGAACCGGTAGTCGAACTCCGGATCATGACGGTGGGCGTCGAACAACGCGTTGGCCCGATACGCCGACACCTGCTCGGCGTCGTGACTGGTCGGGCCAGCCACCGGTAGTAGGGCTGGCGAGCGATCTTCAAGACCCGGCGTCACCGCCAGAGGGATACCGTCGGCGGTCAGCTCGCTCACGAGCGGGTAGAGTCTTTTCCCGGCACATGCGCCTGCGACAAGTAGGCGGCGGCCCGGCGCAGAACCTCGTTCTCCTGCTCCAGCAACCTGATCCGCTTCCGAGCCTCGCGCAGCTCGGCCGACTCACTGCCGGCCACGCCGGGCGTGGCACCGGCCTCGATATCGTCCTGACGCAGACACTTGAACAACGTCATCGGGTGCACCCCGAAGTCCTTCGCGATCTGCTCGACGGTCACTCCCGCATCGCGGTTACGGGCCACCCGCACGACGTCATCGCGGAACTCTCGAGGGTATGGCCACGGCACAGCGAGATCCTTTCAGCCCGCCCACAGGGCAAGCCATCTCAGATGTCACCTACTGATGCAGCAGACCCGATCGTCGATTCCGCAGACGATGGAGACGTGTTGCTGCCGGAGTCGCTCCACGAGCTGCTCGTCTG is part of the Micromonospora cremea genome and encodes:
- a CDS encoding IS3 family transposase codes for the protein MPWPYPREFRDDVVRVARNRDAGVTVEQIAKDFGVHPMTLFKCLRQDDIEAGATPGVAGSESAELREARKRIRLLEQENEVLRRAAAYLSQAHVPGKDSTRS
- a CDS encoding DDE-type integrase/transposase/recombinase; this encodes MSELTADGIPLAVTPGLEDRSPALLPVAGPTSHDAEQVSAYRANALFDAHRHDPEFDYRFLVDEARAAGQPMADRTAWRICSGNGWCSAFGKKRRGKGRRVSPPVHDDLMRRDFTAPLANQLWLADITEHHTAEGKLYLCAIKDVWSNRIVGYSIDSRMKSRLAVAALDNAAARRDDLAGCISDLESV